One genomic window of Dehalococcoidia bacterium includes the following:
- a CDS encoding zinc-binding dehydrogenase: MRAARISAPKTWEIMDVEAPTIVDGQCLIKLERWSVCGSDIRHGYGPVYPEEDYPMRVGGPCHECAGTVVESRSDQFQEGQRVIVLPNQGGHGGMVEYMASTPDRMAALPDEGDLGEWVMCQPSGTVLYSCQQMETILGKRVLIFGQGSIGLSFTAITARSGARQVIAVDLEDYRLEYAKRFGATHTLNPTRDNLDEAIAEITGGRGAEISVEAAGYPDTFNNTFKYVSKFGRCIIFGLVGGTEDMAPLHYRQFIMNTPTVIPTLGATSGDAVGHIQRMIELKQRGWWDPGEMVTHQMPFDDVKNAYDMYENRDDEIVKAVMTA; this comes from the coding sequence ATGAGAGCAGCACGGATTAGCGCACCCAAAACGTGGGAAATCATGGATGTCGAAGCGCCGACGATAGTCGATGGGCAGTGCCTCATCAAGCTGGAGCGGTGGTCAGTGTGCGGCAGCGACATCCGACACGGCTACGGCCCCGTCTATCCTGAAGAAGACTACCCGATGCGAGTGGGCGGTCCGTGCCACGAGTGCGCGGGTACAGTAGTCGAGAGTCGCAGCGACCAGTTCCAGGAGGGACAGCGCGTGATAGTGCTGCCCAATCAGGGCGGACACGGCGGAATGGTGGAGTACATGGCGAGCACGCCGGACCGAATGGCGGCGCTTCCCGACGAGGGCGACCTTGGAGAGTGGGTGATGTGTCAGCCGTCGGGCACAGTGCTCTACTCATGCCAGCAGATGGAAACGATCCTCGGCAAGCGCGTGCTGATTTTCGGACAGGGCAGCATTGGACTGTCGTTCACTGCAATCACAGCACGATCGGGCGCGAGGCAGGTAATCGCCGTCGACCTCGAGGACTACCGGCTGGAGTACGCAAAGAGGTTCGGAGCGACCCACACGCTCAACCCGACGAGGGACAACCTGGACGAGGCGATAGCTGAAATCACGGGCGGACGTGGCGCGGAGATCTCAGTGGAGGCAGCCGGTTACCCCGACACGTTCAACAACACGTTCAAGTATGTCTCCAAGTTCGGGAGGTGCATTATCTTCGGGCTTGTCGGCGGGACGGAGGACATGGCTCCACTTCACTACCGGCAGTTCATCATGAACACGCCGACCGTCATCCCGACACTGGGCGCGACCAGCGGCGACGCAGTCGGGCACATCCAGAGAATGATCGAGTTGAAGCAGCGCGGATGGTGGGACCCGGGAGAGATGGTCACACACCAGATGCCGTTCGACGACGTCAAGAACGCATACGATATGTATGAGAATCGTGACGATGAGATCGTTAAGGCGGTGATGACGGCGTAG
- a CDS encoding MFS transporter — MARRAAGNPIFYGWFIVAAGFFSLFVSMGARNGFGVFVVPMTGDLDWTRTEISAAIAVGILVNGLSQPFLGRLYDKYGGRIVISLSLLVLGVMTMLLAFTSNFGTNFGFRLDFGVVDITLSASLLFLIGIYGLVMSTASSGVSLVTVHAILAKWFYRRRGIVLSVCTAGTSVGGLILTPFAASLILFAHWRVAWVVLGAFVLVLALPLAATILRDSPEEIGEIPDGREGTAMSPGMAAFLKVLWLVVWFVIQLFALPLVAFIKLVALITKDKSDSQTTSTAPPPLESDSWRDSFRSPPIWQLSGAYFVCGVTTLIISTHYVPFAIDLGISPAVAALAFGMMQGLNAVGVLVVGIHSDKFSRKNLLGTIYFMRFFAYVMLVVPSILSDVFGVGIPPSIGIWGFAYLAGMSWIATPPLTSSLTADIYGTKNLGTLGGFTTFAHQIGGSLSVVVAGVLYDVTGTYVVPFGLAGLTLLGATIASYSIRERTYSMRYQPVSPTPAVATVADGD; from the coding sequence TTGGCACGTAGGGCAGCCGGCAATCCCATCTTCTACGGATGGTTCATAGTCGCTGCGGGTTTCTTCTCCCTGTTCGTATCGATGGGTGCGAGGAACGGCTTCGGCGTGTTCGTCGTCCCCATGACCGGCGACCTGGACTGGACACGCACCGAGATATCAGCGGCCATAGCCGTCGGTATCCTCGTTAACGGGCTATCTCAGCCTTTTCTCGGCAGACTCTACGACAAGTACGGTGGCCGCATAGTCATATCGCTGAGCCTGCTGGTGCTCGGCGTGATGACCATGCTGCTGGCATTCACCAGCAACTTCGGCACGAACTTCGGGTTCCGGCTTGACTTCGGAGTCGTGGACATCACCCTCTCGGCAAGCCTGCTTTTCCTGATAGGGATCTACGGGCTCGTAATGTCCACCGCATCGAGCGGTGTATCGCTGGTGACCGTACACGCCATACTGGCGAAGTGGTTCTACAGGCGTCGCGGCATCGTGCTCAGCGTCTGCACTGCGGGAACGTCAGTTGGCGGTCTGATACTGACCCCATTCGCCGCATCGTTGATCCTGTTCGCACACTGGCGCGTGGCCTGGGTGGTGCTGGGAGCATTCGTCCTGGTGCTCGCTCTCCCGCTGGCAGCCACCATACTTAGGGACAGTCCCGAAGAGATCGGCGAAATCCCGGACGGACGAGAGGGCACGGCGATGTCGCCGGGGATGGCGGCGTTCCTGAAGGTCCTCTGGCTTGTGGTCTGGTTCGTCATCCAGCTATTTGCGCTGCCTCTGGTGGCCTTCATCAAGCTGGTCGCCCTAATTACCAAGGACAAGAGCGATTCGCAGACTACCTCCACAGCCCCTCCACCCCTGGAGTCAGACAGCTGGAGGGACTCGTTCAGGTCTCCGCCGATATGGCAGCTTTCAGGAGCGTACTTCGTCTGCGGTGTCACAACGCTGATTATCTCGACCCACTACGTGCCGTTCGCAATCGACCTCGGAATAAGCCCGGCCGTGGCCGCGCTCGCTTTCGGCATGATGCAGGGACTCAACGCCGTCGGCGTGCTTGTCGTCGGCATTCACTCAGACAAGTTCAGCCGCAAGAACCTGCTCGGAACGATCTACTTCATGCGGTTCTTCGCGTACGTCATGCTTGTCGTACCCAGTATTCTCAGCGATGTCTTCGGAGTCGGAATCCCACCGTCGATCGGCATATGGGGATTCGCGTACCTCGCTGGAATGTCCTGGATAGCCACGCCTCCGCTGACGTCGTCGCTGACCGCCGATATCTACGGCACCAAGAACCTCGGTACGCTGGGCGGCTTTACCACGTTCGCCCACCAGATAGGCGGATCGCTGAGCGTGGTGGTCGCTGGAGTCCTGTACGACGTGACCGGAACCTACGTTGTCCCGTTTGGACTCGCAGGCCTTACGCTGCTGGGGGCGACAATTGCGAGCTACTCGATCAGAGAGCGCACCTACTCAATGCGGTACCAGCCCGTGTCCCCAACGCCAGCAGTAGCGACCGTCGCTGACGGCGACTGA
- a CDS encoding acetyl-CoA C-acetyltransferase, translating into MQNAVIVSGARTAMGRFGGSFKDVAAPELGATAIRAALERAGVSPELVEEVVMGNALQAQEAGYAARLASLNAGIPEETPTIAVNRQCSSGLEAINMAAQLIRTGEVDIAVAGGTENMTQAPFMLDPSVRFDGLRMGDSTLRDGLIEGLGCPVNRYHMGMTAENVAERFEVSRESQDELALISHQRAVAAMESGRFDGQITPVSVPQRRGDPVIVDTDEGPRADTSLERLAGLRPVFKRDGSVTAGNASSINDGAAAVVLMSEEKAKQLGITPKLRWHARGVAGVDPAIMGIGPVPAVQKALGKAGMDVDDIDLIELNEAFAAQALYCIRELDLDLDKTNVNGSGISLGHPVGATGAVMTVKLLEEIELRDQNLGLVTMCVGGGQGVATIFERVG; encoded by the coding sequence ATGCAGAACGCGGTTATCGTCAGCGGCGCCAGGACAGCAATGGGAAGATTCGGCGGGTCGTTCAAGGACGTTGCGGCCCCCGAACTCGGAGCGACTGCGATCAGGGCCGCGCTCGAACGCGCTGGCGTATCGCCTGAGTTGGTCGAAGAGGTAGTAATGGGGAACGCGCTCCAGGCGCAGGAGGCCGGCTATGCGGCACGTCTGGCCTCGCTCAACGCTGGTATTCCAGAGGAGACGCCCACTATCGCTGTAAACCGGCAGTGCTCGTCCGGCCTTGAGGCGATCAACATGGCCGCCCAGCTTATTCGAACAGGCGAGGTCGACATTGCTGTCGCAGGCGGCACTGAGAACATGACCCAGGCGCCGTTCATGCTCGACCCTAGCGTCAGGTTCGATGGCCTGCGCATGGGCGACAGCACCCTCCGCGACGGCCTGATAGAGGGACTCGGATGCCCGGTCAATCGCTACCACATGGGTATGACCGCCGAGAACGTGGCCGAGCGCTTCGAGGTGAGCCGTGAATCGCAGGACGAGCTTGCTCTCATCAGTCACCAGCGCGCAGTTGCCGCCATGGAGAGCGGCAGGTTCGACGGCCAGATAACACCGGTCAGCGTTCCCCAGCGTCGTGGCGACCCCGTGATTGTCGACACCGATGAGGGCCCGAGAGCGGACACCAGCCTGGAGCGTCTCGCTGGTCTGCGTCCGGTTTTCAAACGCGACGGCTCCGTTACTGCGGGCAACGCTTCCAGTATCAATGACGGCGCAGCGGCAGTCGTCCTGATGTCAGAAGAGAAGGCGAAGCAGCTCGGCATAACACCCAAGCTGCGATGGCATGCCAGGGGCGTCGCCGGAGTCGACCCCGCGATCATGGGAATCGGACCTGTGCCCGCCGTCCAAAAGGCGCTCGGGAAGGCAGGCATGGACGTCGACGACATTGACCTCATCGAGCTCAACGAGGCGTTCGCCGCGCAGGCGCTCTACTGCATCCGCGAGCTTGACCTCGATCTCGATAAGACCAACGTCAACGGCAGCGGCATCAGCCTTGGCCACCCCGTCGGAGCCACCGGCGCCGTCATGACAGTCAAGCTGCTGGAGGAGATCGAACTCCGCGACCAGAACCTCGGCCTCGTCACCATGTGCGTAGGCGGAGGCCAGGGCGTAGCCACCATCTTCGAGCGCGTGGGGTAG
- a CDS encoding SDR family oxidoreductase, with translation MEGKVAIVTGGAGGLGSEICRRFSMRGAAVAVADVNREAASELAGTITSECGSAIGVQVEVTDEDSVIAAVSTIVNELGRVDYLVHCAGTNIKSPVLDMTLDQWNLSLEAHLTGAFLFCREAGKRMVAQGDGGSVVLMSSVTAMSPVPERGAYGPAKAALINFAGQLGLEWAHYGINVNAVCPGVAVTPMTEMVYKREPELREQRLKRFPIKREVLPEEIADLVLFLCSDQARYINGVGIPIDGGFLNSGFYQDTES, from the coding sequence ATGGAGGGCAAGGTAGCGATCGTCACCGGTGGGGCTGGCGGCCTCGGATCTGAGATCTGCCGACGATTCTCGATGCGCGGCGCGGCTGTTGCCGTGGCCGATGTGAATAGAGAAGCTGCGTCTGAGCTGGCCGGGACGATAACGTCGGAATGCGGCAGCGCAATCGGGGTGCAGGTCGAAGTGACCGACGAGGACTCGGTTATTGCCGCAGTCAGTACTATCGTCAACGAACTCGGACGTGTGGACTACCTCGTGCACTGTGCTGGCACGAACATCAAGTCGCCGGTGCTCGACATGACGCTGGACCAGTGGAACCTCTCGCTGGAGGCGCATCTGACCGGCGCGTTCCTATTCTGCCGTGAAGCCGGCAAACGTATGGTGGCGCAGGGTGACGGTGGAAGCGTCGTACTGATGTCGTCGGTAACGGCCATGTCGCCGGTCCCCGAACGCGGCGCGTACGGCCCCGCGAAGGCGGCGCTCATAAACTTCGCCGGCCAACTCGGCCTCGAGTGGGCGCATTATGGGATCAACGTCAACGCTGTCTGTCCCGGTGTCGCAGTCACACCGATGACCGAGATGGTGTACAAGCGCGAACCGGAGCTGCGTGAACAGAGACTGAAGCGGTTCCCGATCAAACGCGAGGTGCTGCCAGAGGAGATCGCCGACCTGGTGCTGTTCCTGTGCAGCGATCAGGCTCGCTACATCAACGGTGTAGGCATTCCAATCGATGGCGGATTCCTGAACTCTGGGTTCTACCAGGACACGGAGAGCTGA
- a CDS encoding glucose 1-dehydrogenase, giving the protein MGEFNGKVVIVTGGALGIGRATAVEFAKEGASVVVADVNEEAGRAVESELNRLGPGGLLVTADIGNMKECSRVVAETVEAFGAVDVLFNNVGIQPPDSYRNVEDTSEETWDRIIDVNLKSYYMMSKFAIPEMRKRGGGAIVNTASVQGLQSQKLVPAYAASKGGVLSLTRQMALDYAEENIRVLAVCPGTIDTEMVRTVARMEEGDPDATIASWGKGHPIGRVGQGVDIANVVLFLASEKASFMTGEHVNVDGGFMALGAWASGAGDSAE; this is encoded by the coding sequence TTGGGTGAGTTTAACGGCAAGGTGGTGATCGTCACGGGTGGCGCTCTTGGAATCGGGAGGGCCACCGCGGTCGAGTTCGCGAAAGAGGGCGCAAGCGTAGTTGTCGCGGACGTGAACGAGGAAGCCGGGCGAGCCGTTGAGTCGGAGCTGAATCGCCTGGGACCGGGTGGACTTCTAGTCACTGCAGACATCGGGAACATGAAAGAGTGCAGCCGCGTCGTCGCAGAGACAGTCGAGGCATTTGGCGCGGTCGACGTACTGTTCAATAATGTCGGCATCCAGCCGCCTGACTCATACCGAAACGTTGAAGACACGTCCGAGGAGACTTGGGACCGCATCATCGACGTCAACCTCAAGAGCTACTATATGATGTCGAAGTTCGCCATACCTGAGATGCGCAAGCGCGGCGGCGGCGCGATCGTCAACACCGCCAGCGTGCAGGGCCTCCAGTCGCAGAAGCTGGTTCCCGCGTACGCAGCAAGCAAGGGCGGAGTGCTGTCGCTGACCCGACAGATGGCGCTCGACTACGCGGAGGAGAACATCCGCGTGCTGGCCGTGTGTCCCGGCACCATCGACACTGAAATGGTCCGAACGGTCGCTCGCATGGAAGAGGGCGACCCCGACGCGACCATCGCCAGTTGGGGCAAGGGACACCCGATCGGTAGGGTTGGACAGGGCGTGGACATCGCGAACGTCGTGCTGTTCCTCGCCAGCGAGAAGGCCAGCTTCATGACAGGCGAGCACGTCAACGTGGACGGCGGATTCATGGCCCTCGGCGCGTGGGCATCAGGCGCAGGAGATTCTGCGGAGTAG
- a CDS encoding XdhC family protein, with protein sequence MQDVFHEAVNLLEKDEQLVMATVIRTKGSTPQKPGAKLLVRKDGTGVGTLGGGCVEGDIWYAASQLMRRGGDAQYREYELNEDLAAEDGLVCGGTMFFLIDPVYRPEEYIDVAKEIDAAYEGGPSVALASLIRSANGLGTIGSKLFIREDGSTEGSLGDLRLDHDAVNRARKLMAMGRNEYVITDEGVEYFIEAYTTPPQLVICGGGHVSRALASHAKPLGFRLFITDDREEFANPQRFPEADIVIAKKPEDALKELPINANTFIVVATRGHRFDNVALAAAADTPARYVGLMGSKRKTILIYEDLVRMGLDEERLREIRSPIGLDIHARTPEEIAVSIMGEILMYRLGGTGREMKLEQHRIDRIIAKVEAEQPAVAVAD encoded by the coding sequence ATGCAAGACGTTTTCCACGAAGCAGTGAACCTGCTCGAAAAAGACGAGCAGTTGGTGATGGCCACGGTCATACGCACCAAGGGGTCCACGCCCCAGAAGCCGGGCGCGAAGCTGCTGGTGAGGAAGGACGGCACGGGTGTCGGGACCCTGGGCGGAGGATGCGTCGAGGGCGACATCTGGTACGCGGCCAGCCAGCTTATGAGACGTGGCGGTGACGCCCAGTACCGCGAGTACGAGCTCAACGAAGACCTCGCTGCCGAGGACGGTCTCGTCTGCGGTGGCACGATGTTCTTCCTCATCGACCCTGTCTATCGTCCCGAGGAGTACATTGACGTCGCCAAAGAGATCGACGCTGCCTACGAAGGCGGACCGTCTGTTGCGCTTGCCAGCCTAATCAGGTCAGCGAATGGACTCGGTACTATCGGCTCCAAGCTGTTCATCCGTGAGGACGGTTCGACCGAGGGGTCGCTCGGCGACCTCAGGCTCGACCATGACGCCGTAAACCGTGCCCGTAAACTCATGGCGATGGGCAGGAACGAGTACGTGATCACCGACGAGGGCGTCGAGTACTTCATAGAGGCGTACACCACGCCGCCCCAGCTTGTGATTTGCGGCGGAGGGCACGTCTCCAGGGCGCTTGCCAGTCACGCCAAGCCGCTTGGCTTCAGGCTGTTCATCACCGACGACCGCGAGGAGTTCGCCAATCCCCAGCGCTTCCCTGAGGCGGACATAGTCATCGCCAAGAAGCCTGAGGACGCTCTCAAGGAGCTTCCGATCAACGCCAACACGTTCATCGTGGTGGCGACTCGCGGCCACAGGTTCGACAACGTCGCGCTCGCCGCTGCGGCTGATACGCCTGCCCGCTACGTCGGTCTCATGGGCAGCAAGCGCAAGACGATCCTCATCTATGAGGACCTCGTGCGCATGGGCCTCGACGAAGAGCGACTGCGCGAGATCAGGTCGCCCATCGGCCTCGACATCCACGCGCGCACTCCCGAGGAGATCGCTGTCAGCATCATGGGCGAGATCCTGATGTACAGGCTTGGCGGCACCGGCCGTGAGATGAAGCTGGAGCAGCACCGCATTGACCGCATTATTGCCAAGGTCGAGGCCGAGCAGCCTGCTGTCGCAGTCGCCGACTGA
- a CDS encoding zinc-binding dehydrogenase, translating to MRAARISAPKTWEIMDIETPAIDDGQCLIKLEKWSVCGSDIRHGYGPVLPEEEYPMRTGAPCHECAGTIVESRTDEFQVGQRVIVLPGRAGTGGLVEYLPGTPDRMALLPDEGDLAEWVMCQPSGTVLYSCQKMGTILGKSVVVFGQGSIGLSFTAITARAGAREVIAIDYEDNRLEFAKRFGATQTINPAKDDLDEAMAELTGGVGADISVEAAGYPDSLNNSLKHVNQDGGKVIIFGIQGGGGDGTVPLVFRGLFREGITVIPTQGAASPDAIDHIQTMIELRQRGWWDPGEMVTHQMSFDNVKEAYDMYENIDDNVVKVVMGE from the coding sequence ATGAGAGCAGCTAGGATCAGCGCACCGAAGACCTGGGAGATCATGGACATAGAGACGCCGGCCATCGACGACGGCCAGTGTCTCATCAAGCTGGAGAAGTGGTCCGTATGCGGCAGCGACATCCGCCACGGGTACGGACCGGTCTTGCCTGAAGAAGAGTATCCGATGCGCACGGGCGCGCCCTGTCACGAGTGCGCTGGTACGATAGTCGAGAGCAGAACGGACGAGTTCCAGGTCGGTCAGCGTGTCATCGTGCTGCCAGGGCGCGCAGGAACGGGCGGACTGGTGGAGTATCTGCCTGGCACACCTGACAGGATGGCGCTATTGCCCGACGAAGGTGACCTCGCCGAGTGGGTTATGTGCCAGCCGTCCGGGACGGTGCTCTACTCATGTCAGAAGATGGGCACGATCCTCGGCAAGAGCGTCGTCGTTTTCGGACAGGGCAGCATCGGGCTTTCGTTCACTGCCATCACGGCCCGGGCCGGTGCGCGAGAAGTAATTGCCATAGATTACGAGGACAACCGGCTGGAGTTCGCAAAGCGCTTCGGCGCGACGCAGACGATCAATCCTGCAAAAGACGATCTCGATGAGGCGATGGCCGAGCTTACCGGCGGCGTAGGAGCGGACATCTCCGTTGAGGCAGCGGGCTATCCCGACTCGCTGAACAACAGCCTGAAGCACGTAAACCAGGACGGCGGCAAGGTCATCATCTTCGGCATCCAGGGCGGAGGCGGAGACGGCACAGTGCCGCTGGTGTTCAGAGGCCTGTTCAGGGAGGGCATCACTGTGATCCCAACGCAGGGCGCCGCCAGCCCGGACGCGATCGACCACATACAGACGATGATCGAGCTGAGGCAGCGCGGATGGTGGGACCCGGGGGAGATGGTCACACACCAGATGAGCTTCGACAACGTCAAGGAAGCGTACGACATGTACGAGAATATAGACGACAACGTGGTCAAGGTGGTGATGGGAGAGTGA
- a CDS encoding DUF4432 family protein gives MTHYQLERNYGCRVSDAWTFRGLKTAVIENELLRVVVLIDKGADIYQFVHKPTDTDFMWRSPWGVRDPSVRIPTTNSGEGSWSDVYEGGWQTVLPGGGFPTQYKGADMGLHAEVTTVPWDAVIVEDTPEVVSMRFWVRTARTPFFFGKTLTLRSGSAVLEIEARLTNEGEEPVHCVWGEHIALGPPFLSEDCVIDLPGGTLINEEGEDWHPNVKLKGGYRGPWPMSQLKDGTPRDLSRIPPKSFRSYDMSYISDMPDGWYAITNQKTGVGFGFRYPTDVFKFLWYWHSFGGGFGYPWWGRTYNVGLEPFTSFGNGGLAAAVDNDTALLVQAGETVEVSQRAVAFSGASRVASISPDGEVTLA, from the coding sequence ATGACGCACTACCAACTCGAGCGCAACTACGGGTGCCGTGTTTCAGACGCGTGGACCTTTCGCGGACTCAAGACGGCGGTCATCGAGAATGAGCTGCTCAGGGTGGTCGTGCTGATCGACAAGGGCGCCGACATCTACCAGTTCGTCCACAAGCCCACGGATACGGACTTCATGTGGCGGTCTCCGTGGGGTGTGCGCGATCCGTCGGTGCGGATACCCACCACGAACTCTGGTGAGGGTAGCTGGTCTGACGTCTATGAAGGTGGATGGCAGACCGTGCTGCCGGGCGGAGGTTTCCCGACTCAGTACAAGGGGGCGGACATGGGGCTGCACGCCGAGGTCACCACCGTTCCGTGGGACGCTGTGATCGTCGAGGACACGCCTGAGGTGGTCTCTATGCGATTCTGGGTTCGGACGGCCCGCACTCCATTCTTCTTTGGAAAGACACTGACGCTGCGTTCCGGGTCGGCAGTGCTGGAGATCGAGGCGAGGCTCACAAACGAGGGCGAGGAGCCCGTCCACTGCGTCTGGGGAGAGCACATCGCTCTGGGCCCGCCGTTCCTGAGCGAGGACTGCGTTATAGACCTGCCAGGCGGCACGCTCATCAACGAGGAGGGAGAGGACTGGCACCCGAACGTCAAGCTCAAGGGTGGCTACAGGGGGCCGTGGCCGATGTCGCAACTCAAGGACGGCACACCGAGGGACCTGAGCAGGATTCCTCCCAAGAGCTTCAGGTCGTACGACATGTCGTACATCTCGGACATGCCTGACGGCTGGTATGCCATAACGAACCAGAAGACAGGGGTGGGATTCGGTTTCAGGTACCCGACCGATGTATTCAAGTTCCTGTGGTACTGGCACTCATTCGGCGGCGGATTCGGATACCCGTGGTGGGGACGCACTTACAACGTGGGGCTGGAGCCGTTCACGAGTTTTGGCAACGGCGGACTCGCAGCCGCTGTTGACAACGACACCGCGTTGCTGGTGCAGGCCGGGGAGACCGTCGAGGTGTCGCAGCGCGCCGTCGCATTCAGCGGCGCGAGCCGCGTGGCATCTATCTCGCCGGACGGCGAGGTCACGCTGGCATAA
- a CDS encoding nucleotidyltransferase family protein, which produces MITAVLTAAGLSSRMGRPKPLLQWRGTTLVEHQISILFEGGASEVIVVLGHRSEDVVPYIEGTGASYVVNHRYREGRTSSTKAGLEAVPEQANDVIVMGVDQPRTVQIIRRVVEVHTGASALLTSPRLEGRGGHPLMFSARLLPELKLISEENQGLREVFERHRAEITEVHFDDPMVRLDLNTPEAYESAYQTYGQA; this is translated from the coding sequence ATGATCACCGCCGTACTCACAGCCGCGGGACTCAGTTCGCGCATGGGCCGACCCAAGCCGCTTCTCCAGTGGCGGGGCACGACCCTCGTCGAGCACCAGATCTCCATACTGTTCGAAGGTGGCGCGTCAGAGGTTATCGTCGTCCTCGGACACAGGTCGGAAGATGTGGTGCCTTACATTGAAGGCACTGGCGCTTCCTACGTTGTTAACCACCGCTACAGAGAGGGCCGCACGTCGTCGACCAAGGCCGGACTTGAGGCTGTCCCGGAGCAGGCAAACGACGTCATCGTCATGGGAGTCGATCAGCCTCGCACCGTTCAGATCATCCGACGCGTCGTCGAAGTTCACACTGGCGCGTCAGCTCTCCTGACCTCTCCCAGGCTGGAGGGCAGGGGAGGCCACCCGCTTATGTTCTCGGCCCGCCTCCTGCCTGAACTCAAGCTGATCTCAGAGGAAAACCAGGGTCTGCGTGAGGTGTTCGAGAGGCACCGGGCCGAGATCACCGAGGTCCACTTCGATGACCCCATGGTGCGCCTCGACCTCAACACTCCCGAGGCCTACGAGTCTGCCTACCAGACCTACGGCCAAGCGTGA
- a CDS encoding DNA alkylation repair protein: MTSALIQDIRSALADNANPDKAEGMRAYMKSEMPYRGVQTPVRRKLFRAIFKSYPISEQSDWRDAVLDLWREAEYREERYAALELAGAKQYAEFRTFDTLPMFEEMVVTGAWWDFVDEIATHRLRELLERYPKGMSRRMRSWSRDRDMWKRRSSIICQINRKDETDLDLLFDCIEPNLSHGDFFVRKAIGWALRDLAWVDLDTVEAYVQDHHDQLSPLSRREALKNAEKIRAAL, translated from the coding sequence ATGACATCTGCTCTGATCCAGGACATCCGAAGTGCCTTGGCCGATAACGCCAACCCCGATAAAGCCGAGGGAATGCGCGCCTACATGAAGTCTGAGATGCCCTACCGCGGCGTTCAGACTCCAGTGAGGCGAAAGCTGTTCCGCGCTATCTTCAAGAGCTACCCGATCTCCGAGCAGTCTGACTGGCGAGACGCTGTGCTGGATCTGTGGCGCGAGGCCGAGTATCGAGAGGAGCGCTACGCCGCCCTTGAGCTCGCCGGAGCAAAGCAGTACGCCGAATTCCGGACCTTCGACACTCTGCCCATGTTCGAGGAGATGGTGGTCACCGGCGCGTGGTGGGACTTCGTCGACGAGATAGCCACCCATCGCTTGCGTGAGTTGCTCGAACGATACCCAAAGGGAATGTCCCGCAGGATGAGGTCGTGGAGTCGTGACCGGGACATGTGGAAACGTCGCTCATCGATCATCTGCCAGATAAATCGCAAGGACGAGACAGACTTGGACCTGCTGTTCGACTGCATTGAGCCAAACCTGTCGCACGGCGACTTCTTCGTACGCAAGGCCATTGGGTGGGCTCTGCGAGACTTGGCCTGGGTCGATCTGGATACGGTCGAAGCCTACGTTCAGGACCACCATGATCAACTCAGCCCACTATCCCGGCGCGAGGCGCTGAAGAACGCGGAGAAGATCAGGGCGGCCCTATGA